The DNA sequence CGATCCCAGGGAAGCCGGGAACGTGGACGTCCCAGCCGGGAACGCGGACGTCTCGTCTGCAAAGCACTATCTAATCTATCGCGGTACGCTCCGCAATGGCCGCACCGTAGCCGTCATTTGGCGTGACACGCAAGGATGGAACAAAGAGGACTATGAACGCGACCGCGACTTTGTGGCCGAAGAGAAACTGACCGACGGCGCGGAGGAGGTCTTTGTCAACGGTGACTCGTTCATCCCTGACGCACAGGCGCTCGACGTGCTGTTTAAGGAACGTATGTTTGCAGGGGTGGAGGGATAAGATGCCGCTAAATATTAAACTGCCCCACGATGCCATTTCCGACTTCTGTCGCCGCTGGCATATTGTGGAGTTAGCCATTTTCGGTTCTGCACTGCGCGAGGATTTTCGACCAGACAGTGACGTGGATCTCTTGGTGACCTTTGAGCCGGACGTTCGGTGGACGTTTTCGCAGTGGCTGGAGATGACTCGTGAGTTGGAAACGTTGTTGGGGCGAAAAGTGGATTTAGTCGAGCGGCGGCTGGTCGAGCAGAGCAAGAACTACATCCGCCGAAAACATATTCTGAGCCATCTGGAGCCTATCTATGTGGCGTGACGCTGCCTATCTCCTCGACATGGTGATTGCTGCGAAAGAGGTTCTCCAGTTCAGTATGGGTCTTACCTGGGAGGGATTCCAGCAAAGTTCCTTGCACCAACATGCGATTGCGAAGGCACTGGAGAACATCGGGGAAGCGGCACGCAAGGTCTCAGATGAAACAAAAGCAGCGCATCCTGAGATCCCTTGGCCGCAAATCATCGCGTTGCGCCACCGGATTGCTCACGATTACTTTCACCTCGACTTGGTCAGAATGTGGCAGATCGTGCAAGAAGATGTACCTGCACTCATCGCAAAGATTGAGCCATTGATACCACCGGAAGAACCATGACATCGCGTAAGAGAGG is a window from the Blastocatellia bacterium genome containing:
- a CDS encoding nucleotidyltransferase domain-containing protein — protein: MPLNIKLPHDAISDFCRRWHIVELAIFGSALREDFRPDSDVDLLVTFEPDVRWTFSQWLEMTRELETLLGRKVDLVERRLVEQSKNYIRRKHILSHLEPIYVA
- a CDS encoding DUF86 domain-containing protein, producing the protein MWRDAAYLLDMVIAAKEVLQFSMGLTWEGFQQSSLHQHAIAKALENIGEAARKVSDETKAAHPEIPWPQIIALRHRIAHDYFHLDLVRMWQIVQEDVPALIAKIEPLIPPEEP